The Candidatus Desulfofervidus auxilii DNA segment GAAAATATCCCGTAAAATTTATTGGGGTAGAAGCCGCAGGATTGGGTCTGAACAAAGGCCACCACGCTGCGACTCTTTGTGCAGGCACCCCAGGGGTTTTGCATGGAGCGATGAGTTACTTATTACAGACAGAAGATGGTCAAATAAAAACCACTCATTCAATTGCCCCAGGTTTGGACTACCCTGGTGTGGGCCCAGAGCACAGTTATTATAAAGATAAAAAAATTGCTTTCTATACGGCTATTACTGATGAAGAAACATTGGAGGCATTCCACCTATTATCTAAATTAGAAGGAATTATTCCTGCCTTGGAAAGTGCACATGCAGTAAGTTACGCTATGAAATTGGCCCCCAAATTAGATAAAGACCAAATTATTATTGTAAATCTCTCTGGACGTGGAGATAAAGACTTAGAAATAGTGTTTGAGACAGTAAAAAAGGAGAAACAATAATGAAAACCATTTCCCAAGTGTTTAAAGCACTCAAAAAACAAAACAGAAGGGCTCTAATTCCTTATATCACTGCAGGTGACCCTGATTTAGATATTACAGCCAAGCTTATCTTAACTATTAGCCAAAATGGAGGAGATATTTTAGAATTAGGAGTTCCATTCTCTGACCCCCTAGCCGATGGCCCTACCATTCAAACTGCTTCTCAAAGGGCCTTAAAAAGTGGCACTACCCTTAAAGGTATTTTAGAAATGGTTAGAGAAATCCGTAAAAAAATAGATATACCCTTGGTGCTAATGAGTTATTATAATCCCTTACGACAATATGGTTTAGAAGCTCTGGCAAGAGATGCTTCCAAAGTAGGTATAAACGGTTTTATTGTCCCTGACCTTACTCCAGAAGAAGCTACAGATTGGCTCAAGGTTTGTAAAGAGCATTCTTTAGACACCATTTTTCTTATCGCCCCTACTACTTCATTAAATAGGGCAAAAAAAATTGCTCAAATGAGCCGTGGATTTATTTATTACGTCTCAGTGACTGGTGTTACCGGGGCACGGGAGAGCTTACCTCAAGATATAATTGAGAACTTAAAACAATTAAGAAAAATCACCAATAAACCCATTGCGGTAGGATTTGGTATCTCCTCCCCTAACCATGTCAGGATGCTTGTGCCCTATACTGATGGGATTGTGGTAGGCAGTGCTATTGTAAAGCTAATAGGAGAAACCAAAGAATTATCTCAAATATGTGCCAAAGTAGCTAAATTTATTAAAAACCTATCCCAAGCCACTTTTATATCTTAAAAGGCACAGGAATAAAAGTAAGGATAAATATAAACAGAGCTAAAATGCCCAGTTTCACACGTCCCTTTCCCAGGGGAAGCGTTGGGTCTATAGGTTCAGGATGATGGAGTCCTAAAAATATCAGTAAAACTGCCCAAACAAACCAACCATACCAACCCATAAATCCCAAACTAATAAGGCATATTAGGGTCAATTTTGAAATCAACCTATGCCCCCTTTCGCCAAAAATAGCAAAGGCAATGTGCCCTCCATCTAATTGACCAGCAGGCATAAGATTTAAAGCAGTAACAAATAGGCCTAACCAGCCAGCAAAGGCCGCAGGATGAAGCATAAGGTCTGCATTTTCAGGTAAGCTACCCCAAATAATCTTTACCAGGATTTTAAATAATAAACAGTCTCCCAAGATAAGGCCTTGAGGTGGGGTTGGAGAAGGAATAATACGAGAATGAGCAATCCCATAAATAACAATGGGTAGACAAACAATTATACCTGCCAAAGGGCCTGCTATTCCTATATCAAATAAAACCTGCCGATTGGGCATAGGGGCCTTAATTTTAATAAAAGCACCAAAAGTTCCAATTAAAGAAGGAGCAGGAATAAAATAGGGAGGAGTAACTGCTACTTTGTGATATTTAGAGGCAAAAAAATGGCCTGATTCATGAAAAAGCAATATAATCATCAAAGTTAAAGAGAAAGGAAGACCTTTAGTAAAGGCAGTCAAAGAAGAAAGTGGGTTTACTCCTGCTTGCAAAGCACCTGCAGCAGTAGTAGTAAGAAAGGTAACAAAAAATAAAATAACATTTAAAAGTGGCATAGGACATGGTTTACTTGAGAGAATAAGGTTTGTCAATTAGCAAAATCAGCAACTTATTGCCATTTCATTTTAAATCCATATAATTGCCTACTATGGATTTAAATAATCCTTTTTTACCAGACCTCTCTATCCATCATTATAAGGTCAAAATTAAGGCAAAGACGCCCTTTTTAATCCCCTCTTTCCCTGGCTCTATGTTGCGAGGAACATTCGGTGTAGCCCTAAAAAGGGTGGTATGTATAAATAGAAAAAGAACATGCAGCCAATGCTTGCTCTCGTCTTCTTGTATCTATCACTTCCTATTTGAGACAGAAACCCAAAATCCCATTAAAGGTATTACTAATCCTCCCCATCCCTTAATCCTTTATCCTCTTGATTTAGGCGGAAAAAACATGAAAAGAAACTCTATATATCAATTTGGTTTTACTATTTTGGGAAAGGCAATTGATTATCTTCCCTATGTTATCTATGCCATAATAAAGATGGGTCATCTGGGCATGGGAAAAGGCAAGGGCAAATTTGACTTAAAAGAAGTCAGAAAATATACCTCTGAAAAA contains these protein-coding regions:
- the trpA gene encoding tryptophan synthase subunit alpha gives rise to the protein MKTISQVFKALKKQNRRALIPYITAGDPDLDITAKLILTISQNGGDILELGVPFSDPLADGPTIQTASQRALKSGTTLKGILEMVREIRKKIDIPLVLMSYYNPLRQYGLEALARDASKVGINGFIVPDLTPEEATDWLKVCKEHSLDTIFLIAPTTSLNRAKKIAQMSRGFIYYVSVTGVTGARESLPQDIIENLKQLRKITNKPIAVGFGISSPNHVRMLVPYTDGIVVGSAIVKLIGETKELSQICAKVAKFIKNLSQATFIS
- a CDS encoding site-2 protease family protein, whose translation is MPLLNVILFFVTFLTTTAAGALQAGVNPLSSLTAFTKGLPFSLTLMIILLFHESGHFFASKYHKVAVTPPYFIPAPSLIGTFGAFIKIKAPMPNRQVLFDIGIAGPLAGIIVCLPIVIYGIAHSRIIPSPTPPQGLILGDCLLFKILVKIIWGSLPENADLMLHPAAFAGWLGLFVTALNLMPAGQLDGGHIAFAIFGERGHRLISKLTLICLISLGFMGWYGWFVWAVLLIFLGLHHPEPIDPTLPLGKGRVKLGILALFIFILTFIPVPFKI